From a single Stomoxys calcitrans chromosome 4, idStoCalc2.1, whole genome shotgun sequence genomic region:
- the LOC106093247 gene encoding uncharacterized protein LOC106093247: MSPLSLKLGLLFICVSLSVKARPQDGVGEMLKGLLASRGPVNPADINGLMAARGFLTNSAISNFDVNKQFAMCPSNTANQGTSLVGRGLSENTLAEIPIQPSVPLNAFAKNFEFSSDPGGISNTVLSKQKVDQFSNLQGSGISENTLAQVPVQARAPIDLITQNTQIASGPGGIANKQLNKQAVDQSSNLQGSDITKTNVAQIPVSALVPAKVLTNNLQVVPDGGPGSDIVNENVNKQFFDQSSRLSGSDITEFNAVQLPIGAAVAPEVLRKNVQVVGGSDGQIQNVNVNKQTLDQSSNLEGDNLKGINLVRGGVLAGVVPKVLTDNTQVIAGSNGARGFSKPTGDEASTLGSEFGIPAGINNLALNSQNSDLSDTITGDGNTKIDGLKTAPQALLGASVLERSTQIAPDGSIQDVTINSQNTDADTVIKGDNNKKLALGSLNPQALIAGNLLGSRSQFTGRSGGQDGGVFNADLNKQKISDKLIVEGDNNDITQLLLLDPQLGLDLGLANSETQGSGGPGSAINKNLLLQKSDSSVLVTGDNNTVNRGVVADPQVGINLRIAEITKQVTGLVSGKQPTEEECVAIDNTGIIQEQNKDITVVGDNNEINTLADLGLQAGIDANVATSLLQKIRCKNRKTTTVRPTTEPPTEPPTEPPTEPPTEPPTEPPTEPPTDPPTEPPTKPPYPTRYTRPTRPTRPTRPTRPTRPTRPTRPPTLPPTLPPTLPPTQPPTVPPTVPPTQPPRRCFRKVCRKWRRTHYCCY; the protein is encoded by the exons ATGTCGCCACTAAGCCTAAAGTTAGGCCTGTTATTCATTTGTGTGAGTTTAAGTGTCAAGGCCAGACCTCAAGATGGTGTGGGAGAGATGCTTAAAGGTCTGCTGGCATCGAGGGGTCCAGTCAATCCAGCAGATATAAATGGCCTGATGGCAGCCAGAGGATTTTTAACCAATTCAGCCATCAGCAACTTTGATGTGAATAAACAATTCG CAATGTGTCCTTCTAACACAGCAAATCAAGGTACCTCCTTGGTGGGTCGAGGTTTGAGTGAAAATACCCTGGCGGAAATTCCTATACAACCTAGTGTACCACTCAATGCCTTTGCCAAAAACTTTGAATTCAGTTCAGATCCAGGAGGCATTAGCAACACTGTTTTGAGTAAACAGAAAG TTGACCAATTTTCAAATCTACAGGGCAGTGGCATTAGCGAAAACACCTTAGCCCAAGTGCCGGTGCAGGCCAGAGCTCCCATTGACTTGATTACTCAAAATACTCAAATTGCCTCAGGACCCGGAGGCATAGCCAACAAACAGCTCAATAAACAAGCAG TCGATCAAAGTTCCAATCTCCAGGGATCTGACATTACCAAAACCAATGTGGCTCAAATCCCTGTTAGCGCATTAGTGCCTGCTAAAGTGTTGACGAACAATCTGCAAGTGGTGCCAGATGGAGGTCCAGGCTCGGACATAGTCAATGAGAATGTCAACAAACAATTTT TTGATCAAAGTTCAAGATTAAGCGGAAGTGATATAACAGAATTCAATGCCGTCCAACTACCCATAGGAGCCGCTGTGGCTCCCGAAGTTTTGCGTAAAAATGTCCAGGTGGTGGGAGGAAGTGATGGCCAGATACAAAATGTCAATGTTAACAAGCAAACAC TTGACCAAAGCAGTAATTTGGAGGGCGACAATTTGAAGGGCATTAATTTGGTAAGAGGAGGCGTTTTGGCCGGTGTTGTTCCCAAGGTGTTGACGGACAATACCCAAGTAATTGCAGGCTCAAATGGTGCGAGAGGTTTCTCCAAACCAACTG GCGATGAAGCTAGTACCCTAGGATcggagtttggtattcctgccgGCATTAACAATCTCGCCTTGAACTCACAGAACT CCGACCTAAGCGATACCATTACCGGCGATGGTAATACCAAAATCGATGGCTTGAAAACAGCTCCTCAAGCATTGTTAGGTGCCTCAGTCTTGGAGAGGAGTACACAAATTGCCCCCGATGGCAGCATACAAGACGTCACCATTAATTCGCAGAATA CCGATGCCGATACTGTTATTAAGGGTGACAACAACAAGAAATTAGCGCTGGGCAGTTTAAATCCTCAAGCTTTAATAGCTGGCAATCTTTTGGGCTCTCGATCGCAGTTCACTGGCAGATCTGGTGGTCAGGATGGTGGTGTTTTCAatgcagacctcaacaagcaAAAGA TTTCGGACAAACTCATTGTGGAGGGTGATAATAACGATATAACCCAGCTTTTGTTACTCGATCCACAATTGGGTCTCGATCTGGGCTTGGCCAATTCCGAAACTCAGGGATCTGGAGGACCAGGATCGGCTATAAACAAAAATCTTTTGCTTCAAAAAT CTGACAGCTCGGTACTTGTGACCGGTGACAATAACACAGTTAATCGCGGCGTTGTGGCTGATCCTCAAGTTGGTATTAATTTGCGTATTGCCGAGATAACCAAACAGGTCACAGGTTTGGTGAGCGGCAAACAGCCAACCGAGGAGGAATGTGTGGCCATTGACAACACTGGCATTATACAGGAAC AGAATAAAGACATCACGGTTGTGGGTGACAATAACGAGATCAACACTTTGGCCGATCTCGGTTTACAAGCGGGGATTGATGCTAATGTGGCTACAAGTCTATTGCAAAAGATTAGATGTAAGAATAGGAAGACGACGACGGTAAGGCCAACCACAGAACCCCCAACGGAACCACCTACAGAACCGCCTACAGAGCCTCCAACCGAGCCACCAACAGAGCCTCCCACTGAGCCACCTACAGATCCTCCCACTGAACCCCCAACTAAACCCCCATATCCAACAAGATACACAAGACCCACACGACCAACAAGACCTACACGACCAACAAGACCTACACGGCCAACAAGACCTACACGACCACCTACTCTACCTCCTACGCTACCACCTACGCTACCTCCTACGCAACCACCTACTGTGCCTCCAACCGTTCCGCCTACCCAGCCACCACGCCGCTGCTTCCGCAAAGTCTGTCGCAAATGGAGAAGGACACATTACTGCTGCTATTAG
- the LOC131996694 gene encoding loricrin-like: MKQLGIFLTVSLAIAAYGFPIYEHYNSYNHHGHGGCSHSSGDAHLLNNFMGFVQNLMHSQNGGGGGGGYGCGGYGRKCGCGGYGGGSGMDCNCYGNENCDDGGGDGGGDDGGADDDVITPPTTTSTTTTSTTTTTTTTTTPAPTTTTTTRRTTTRRPRPTTCRPRPRPYYPPKPYYPPKSYNSYPSPPSYGPSNYGNSNGFGGNGNGFAASPSFGSSATGGFGGASAPGGFGGGAAPVGFGRGSAPSYGAAPSYGSAPSYGGTPGYGGAAPSYKSPSNTGGISSIDLLASSAALAQASSSSAMRIPTATKDVIIVTNNLPGGSPTAVYPTQREGRKRVCFKTYCMDDDKYDKYDRYDFLDKIAQSY; this comes from the coding sequence ATGAAACAACTGGGAATATTTCTCACCGTGTCATTGGCCATAGCGGCCTATGGATTTCCAATATATGAACATTACAATTCTTACAATCATCATGGACATGGTGGCTGCTCACATTCATCGGGAGATGCCCATTTGCTGAATAATTTTATGGGCTTTGTTCAGAACCTGATGCATAGTCAAAAcggtggaggtggtggtggaggATACGGCTGTGGTGGATATGGCCGAAAGTGTGGTTGCGGTGGCTATGGGGGAGGAAGTGGCATGGATTGCAATTGTTATGGTAATGAAAACtgtgatgatggtggtggtgacGGTGGAGGCGATGACGGAGGAGCAGATGATGACGTTATCACGCCACCCACTACAACTTCCACAACAACTACATCTACAACaacgactacaacaacaaccacaacaccaGCTCCCACTACCACAACAACGACCCGTCGTACCACAACTCGCAGACCTCGACCCACAACCTGCAGACCCAGACCAAGGCCTTACTATCCACCCAAGCCCTATTATCCGCCCAAGAGCTATAATTCATATCCCAGCCCACCCAGCTATGGACCATCCAATTATGGCAACTCCAATGGTTTTGGTGGAAATGGAAATGGCTTTGCAGCCTCTCCAAGTTTTGGCAGCTCTGCAACAGGTGGTTTTGGTGGAGCTTCTGCTCCCGGAGGTTTTGGTGGAGGTGCTGCTCCTGTAGGTTTTGGTAGAGGTTCTGCACCCAGCTATGGAGCTGCACCCAGCTATGGATCTGCACCTAGTTATGGCGGCACCCCTGGTTATGGTGGTGCTGCACCCAGCTACAAAAGCCCTTCTAATACGGGCGGTATCTCTAGCATTGATCTTTTGGCTTCCAGCGCCGCTCTAGCCCAGGCCAGTTCATCCTCTGCCATGCGCATACCCACCGCCACTAAAGATGTGATAATTGTAACGAACAATTTGCCTGGAGGATCACCCACTGCCGTATATCCCACTCAGAGGGAGGGAAGGAAACGAGTTTGTTTCAAAACCTATTGCATGGACGATGATAAGTACGACAAATACGATAGATACGATTTCCTAGATAAAATTGCACAGAgttattga